From the genome of Anaerolineales bacterium, one region includes:
- a CDS encoding SPFH domain-containing protein, producing MARIFDVVEYPDEMRDEIVHRFPESGYGDFRIGSQVIVREAQSAVFFRDGRALDTFKAGRHTITTANVPYLIDLIGKAFNDRTPFTAEVYFVSMREFADQKWGTAQPIIIRNPGMGLGVALMQGYGSYSFQMANPQQFVSQIVGTTGAYSTADIQGRLRAILLSKLADLLGETAAKKDVPSLIGLTEELGAGVRAKAQDDFQAVGLTLKQFYIESLKPSEKSAEELRAMGMLDMATYTQLQAADAMRDAAKNPAGGAGLTAGIGAGMSIGQVMGEALKQGASAKNLAGGAAAAAAAAMPDVMTPSDVAQILKVSEEDVVELIKGKELKAKKIGKGYRIGKAALEEYLSK from the coding sequence ATGGCAAGAATTTTCGATGTCGTCGAATATCCGGATGAGATGCGGGATGAAATCGTGCACCGCTTTCCCGAAAGCGGGTACGGGGATTTCCGAATCGGTTCGCAGGTGATCGTCCGCGAGGCGCAATCGGCGGTCTTCTTCCGCGACGGCCGGGCGCTGGACACCTTCAAGGCCGGACGCCACACCATCACCACCGCCAACGTGCCCTACCTGATCGACCTGATCGGCAAGGCCTTCAACGACCGCACCCCCTTCACGGCCGAGGTGTACTTCGTCTCGATGCGCGAATTCGCCGACCAGAAGTGGGGCACCGCCCAGCCGATCATCATCCGCAACCCCGGCATGGGCTTGGGGGTGGCGCTGATGCAGGGCTACGGCTCCTACTCGTTCCAGATGGCCAATCCCCAGCAGTTCGTGTCGCAGATCGTCGGGACCACCGGCGCCTATTCCACCGCCGACATCCAGGGCCGTCTGCGCGCGATCCTGCTTTCCAAACTGGCGGACCTGCTCGGCGAGACGGCGGCCAAGAAGGACGTGCCCTCGCTGATCGGGTTGACCGAGGAGCTCGGCGCCGGAGTCCGCGCTAAAGCCCAGGACGATTTCCAGGCGGTTGGCTTGACGCTGAAGCAGTTCTACATCGAAAGCCTCAAGCCTTCGGAGAAGAGCGCCGAGGAGCTGCGGGCGATGGGCATGCTCGATATGGCCACCTACACCCAGTTGCAGGCGGCCGACGCGATGCGTGACGCGGCCAAGAACCCGGCCGGCGGAGCCGGCCTGACCGCCGGCATCGGCGCCGGGATGAGCATCGGCCAGGTGATGGGCGAGGCGCTGAAGCAGGGCGCTTCCGCCAAGAATCTGGCGGGCGGAGCGGCCGCCGCCGCCGCCGCGGCGATGCCGGACGTGATGACCCCCTCCGACGTGGCCCAAATCCTCAAGGTCAGCGAAGAGGACGTCGTCGAGCTGATCAAGGGCAAGGAGCTGAAGGCCAAGAAGATCGGCAAAGGCTACCGGATCGGCAAAGCTGCACTCGAGGAATACCTGAGCAAGTAG
- the meaB gene encoding methylmalonyl Co-A mutase-associated GTPase MeaB encodes MPTQTDLVAAGDRRALANLISRIEREDPEAREILGRLHGRTGKAMIVGITGAPGTGKSTLAAVLARAFRLGAGGEPPRTVGILAVDPTSPFSGGAVLGDRIRMRDLAGDAGVFIRSMASRGQLGGLSRASEGAVRALDAAGFEVILVETVGVGQDEVEIARRAHTVVVVETPGLGDDIQALKAGILEIADILVVNKADLPGADSAAASLRAMLGPSSGGAGGWETPIILTTAAAGKGGQELAAAIREHRDFLRRTGADRKRERDRAEADLRERMRERLFERWQSSNPRGLAGWIERIAARECSPEDAAEKLLGE; translated from the coding sequence ATGCCGACCCAGACCGACCTCGTTGCGGCGGGCGACCGCCGTGCTCTCGCCAACCTGATCAGCCGGATCGAGCGGGAGGATCCCGAAGCGCGGGAGATCCTCGGCCGGCTACACGGGCGGACCGGCAAGGCGATGATCGTCGGCATCACCGGGGCGCCCGGCACCGGAAAATCGACCCTTGCGGCCGTGCTGGCCCGCGCCTTCCGCCTCGGCGCCGGCGGCGAACCGCCGCGGACGGTCGGCATTCTGGCGGTCGATCCGACCAGCCCGTTCTCGGGGGGAGCCGTCCTCGGCGACCGGATCCGGATGCGCGATCTGGCCGGCGACGCGGGGGTGTTCATCCGGTCGATGGCCTCCCGCGGGCAGCTCGGCGGCCTTTCGCGGGCGAGCGAAGGGGCCGTGCGCGCCCTCGACGCGGCGGGCTTCGAAGTGATCCTGGTCGAGACGGTGGGCGTCGGGCAGGACGAAGTCGAGATCGCCCGCCGGGCCCACACGGTGGTGGTCGTCGAAACGCCGGGACTGGGCGACGACATCCAGGCGCTCAAGGCCGGAATCCTCGAGATCGCCGACATCCTGGTGGTCAACAAGGCCGATCTGCCCGGCGCGGATTCGGCCGCCGCCTCGCTCCGGGCGATGCTCGGACCCTCGTCCGGCGGCGCGGGGGGTTGGGAAACGCCGATCATCCTGACGACCGCCGCCGCCGGAAAAGGCGGGCAGGAATTGGCCGCCGCGATCCGCGAACACCGCGATTTCCTGCGCCGGACCGGCGCCGACCGCAAGCGGGAGCGGGACCGGGCCGAGGCGGATTTGCGCGAGCGGATGCGGGAGCGGTTGTTCGAACGCTGGCAATCCTCCAACCCGCGCGGGCTTGCGGGGTGGATCGAACGGATCGCCGCCCGCGAGTGCTCGCCGGAGGATGCGGCGGAGAAGTTGTTGGGAGAGTAA
- the gcvH gene encoding glycine cleavage system protein GcvH: MIVPNELKYTKTDEWVRVEGNQASMGITDYAQSQLSDIVYVEVFPKKGDALAQGKPAASVESVKAAAEIYLPAGGTVTDVNPALAGAPEVINKDPYGEGWMVKFTLSDPAELDLLMDAKSYEAYCAGRQR; encoded by the coding sequence ATGATCGTCCCGAACGAATTGAAATACACGAAAACCGACGAATGGGTCCGGGTGGAGGGAAACCAAGCCTCCATGGGCATCACCGACTACGCCCAAAGCCAGCTCTCCGACATCGTCTATGTGGAAGTGTTCCCTAAAAAAGGCGACGCCTTGGCGCAGGGCAAACCGGCCGCCTCGGTGGAATCGGTAAAGGCGGCGGCGGAGATTTACCTCCCAGCCGGCGGAACGGTGACCGATGTGAACCCCGCGCTCGCCGGCGCGCCTGAAGTGATCAACAAAGATCCTTACGGCGAAGGCTGGATGGTGAAATTCACTCTGTCCGATCCCGCCGAGTTGGATTTGCTGATGGACGCGAAGAGCTACGAAGCGTATTGCGCCGGACGCCAGCGCTGA
- a CDS encoding cobalamin B12-binding domain-containing protein produces the protein MAARKIRVLMAKPGLDGHDRGAKVVARALRDAGMEVIYTGLRQTPEMIVDAALEEDVDVIGLSILSGAHGSLIPRVMRLLKERGLERVRVLVGGIIPEAEIPDLKTAGVAEVFGPGTPTADVAEAIRRLLGEPQPG, from the coding sequence ATGGCAGCGCGAAAAATCCGCGTTCTGATGGCGAAACCGGGGTTGGACGGGCATGACCGCGGGGCGAAGGTGGTCGCCCGCGCACTGCGGGATGCCGGGATGGAAGTGATCTACACCGGTTTGCGCCAGACCCCCGAAATGATCGTCGATGCCGCGCTGGAGGAAGACGTCGACGTGATCGGCCTGTCGATCCTATCCGGCGCGCACGGCAGTCTGATCCCGCGCGTCATGCGGCTATTAAAAGAAAGGGGGCTCGAGCGCGTGCGGGTCCTGGTTGGGGGCATCATCCCCGAGGCCGAGATTCCCGATCTGAAGACGGCGGGGGTCGCTGAAGTGTTCGGCCCGGGGACGCCCACCGCCGACGTGGCGGAGGCCATCCGGCGGCTGTTGGGAGAACCCCAGCCCGGATAA
- the gcvPA gene encoding aminomethyl-transferring glycine dehydrogenase subunit GcvPA has translation MPFLPHTEAERAEMLKAVGVNRIEDLFSAVPETRRYPKLNLPAPASEPEAISEMRFLAEANVQAQDTACFLGAGAYHHYIPPAVNHLLLRGEFYTAYTPYQPEISQGTLQSIFEFQTLIAALTGMEAANASHYDGATAAAEAVVLALQQSRGRRRVVLSPVLHPHYRRVIRTYLQGADIHFAGDETPETYSAFQARSRIKHLATCVDESTAVVVAPYPSFVGEVDDLAPLAEVVHTAGALLAVAVNPIALGLLKPPGEMGADIVFGEGQPLGIPLSCGGPYLGFFATRRAYLHKMSGRIAGETSDGQGRRGYVLTLAAREQHIKRERASSNICTNQALMALAATVYLSLLGKHGLRRVAELCYHRANYAADRVARLPGFQVVSRFPFFHEFVLRCPKSVAEINRNLLDHWEIIGGYDLGRDFPCLANHMLLAFTEMTPREQIDRLADALAEESL, from the coding sequence ATGCCCTTTCTTCCCCATACCGAAGCGGAACGCGCCGAAATGCTCAAGGCCGTCGGCGTTAACAGGATCGAGGATTTGTTCTCCGCCGTTCCGGAAACCCGGCGGTATCCGAAACTAAACCTTCCGGCTCCGGCCTCCGAGCCGGAGGCAATCTCGGAAATGCGGTTCTTGGCGGAAGCCAACGTGCAGGCGCAGGATACGGCTTGTTTCCTCGGCGCGGGCGCCTACCACCACTACATCCCGCCGGCGGTCAACCACCTCCTGTTGCGGGGCGAGTTCTACACCGCCTATACGCCGTACCAGCCGGAAATTTCCCAGGGAACTTTGCAATCCATCTTCGAATTCCAGACCCTGATCGCGGCGCTGACCGGAATGGAAGCGGCCAACGCCTCGCATTACGACGGGGCGACGGCCGCCGCCGAGGCGGTGGTCCTCGCCCTGCAGCAATCGCGCGGGCGCCGGCGGGTGGTGCTCTCGCCGGTCCTGCATCCGCATTACCGGCGGGTCATCCGCACCTACCTGCAGGGGGCGGACATCCATTTCGCCGGCGACGAAACCCCCGAAACCTACTCGGCCTTCCAAGCCCGGAGCCGGATCAAGCACCTGGCGACCTGCGTCGACGAATCCACCGCCGTGGTGGTGGCTCCTTACCCGTCGTTCGTGGGGGAAGTCGACGACCTCGCGCCGCTGGCGGAGGTGGTGCACACCGCCGGGGCGCTCCTGGCGGTGGCGGTCAACCCCATCGCCCTCGGACTGCTGAAACCCCCGGGGGAGATGGGGGCGGACATCGTCTTCGGGGAAGGCCAGCCGCTCGGCATTCCCCTTTCCTGCGGCGGCCCGTACCTGGGGTTCTTCGCCACGCGGCGGGCCTACTTGCATAAAATGTCCGGCCGCATCGCCGGGGAGACGTCCGACGGGCAGGGGCGCCGCGGATACGTGCTCACCCTCGCCGCGCGCGAACAGCACATCAAGCGCGAACGGGCCTCTTCGAACATCTGCACCAACCAGGCGCTGATGGCGCTGGCGGCGACCGTCTACCTCAGCCTGCTGGGGAAGCACGGCCTGCGGCGGGTGGCCGAACTGTGCTACCACCGCGCCAACTACGCCGCCGACCGGGTTGCCCGGCTGCCCGGATTCCAGGTCGTCTCGCGCTTCCCCTTCTTCCACGAATTCGTCCTGCGCTGCCCGAAATCGGTCGCCGAGATAAACCGGAATTTATTGGATCATTGGGAGATCATCGGCGGATACGATCTGGGGCGGGATTTTCCGTGCCTGGCCAACCACATGCTGCTGGCTTTCACCGAAATGACCCCGCGCGAGCAAATCGACCGACTCGCCGACGCCCTGGCGGAGGAATCCTTATGA
- a CDS encoding GNAT family N-acetyltransferase yields the protein MHYFGEKIRLRAIERDDLPRYVAWFADSAVSENLSSQMPMSLAHEERWYEENLKQPPDQQALAVDLDRGRGKWEHVGGTGFHVVDQRNRFAECGLFIGVKKYWGKGYGRDILRTLLRFGFETLNLNRIQLRVMEYNRRAIRLYEKSGFVREGSMREAHFYRGRYWDMHLYSILRREWQALPGNPKE from the coding sequence ATGCACTACTTCGGAGAAAAAATCCGCCTGCGCGCGATCGAACGGGACGACCTGCCGCGGTACGTGGCCTGGTTCGCCGATTCCGCCGTCAGCGAGAACCTCTCGAGCCAGATGCCGATGAGCCTAGCCCACGAGGAGCGCTGGTACGAGGAGAACCTCAAGCAGCCCCCGGATCAGCAAGCCTTGGCGGTGGACCTGGACCGGGGCCGGGGGAAATGGGAGCATGTCGGCGGGACGGGGTTTCATGTCGTCGATCAGCGCAACCGCTTCGCCGAATGCGGGCTGTTCATCGGGGTGAAGAAATACTGGGGCAAAGGGTACGGCCGGGATATCCTCCGGACCCTGCTGCGCTTCGGATTTGAAACCCTGAACCTGAACCGAATCCAGCTGCGGGTGATGGAATACAACCGGCGGGCGATCCGCCTGTATGAGAAATCCGGTTTCGTGCGGGAAGGCTCGATGCGGGAGGCGCATTTTTACCGGGGCCGCTACTGGGACATGCACCTCTATTCCATCCTGCGCCGGGAGTGGCAAGCCCTTCCCGGCAACCCCAAGGAGTAG
- the gcvPB gene encoding aminomethyl-transferring glycine dehydrogenase subunit GcvPB gives MTEPTVYELSAPGRSGVSLPALDVDPSTLPPSLIRKDLPLPELSEADVVRHFLRLSQMNYAVDKGFYPLGSCTMKYNPKINEDAARLPGFAFVHPLQNPESMQGCLSLMYHLQSWLGEISGLAAVSLQPAAGAHGELTGALMIRAYHLDRGERNRRRMLIPNSAHGTNPASVSMAGMEAVEVPSDRRGNIDLAELRKACDSTVAGLMLTNPNTLGLFEENVLEVADAVHNCGGLLYGDGANLNPLLGIVRPGDLGFDVMHFNLHKTFSTPHGGGGPGSGPVGVSEKLTEFLPAPVVAILDPGGEEEPPLYGFRDPQKSIGRMRAFHGNFGVLVRAAAYIRMLGAEGLRRVAETAVLNANYLRTLLKGAYAVPYDRICMHEFVAEGCWADAPGIRAVDVAKRLMDYGVHPPTVMFPLIVHDALMIEPTETESKQTLDAFAEAMKKIAAEARSDPQLLHEAPHHAPVGRLDEVRAAKQPVLTGKL, from the coding sequence ATGACCGAGCCGACGGTATACGAACTTTCTGCGCCGGGGCGCAGCGGAGTGAGCCTGCCCGCCCTCGACGTGGATCCCTCCACCCTGCCCCCGTCGCTGATTCGCAAGGACCTGCCGCTGCCCGAGCTGTCGGAAGCCGACGTCGTCCGGCATTTCCTGCGCCTCTCGCAGATGAACTACGCGGTCGACAAGGGCTTCTACCCCCTGGGCTCGTGCACGATGAAATACAACCCCAAAATCAACGAGGACGCCGCGCGCCTTCCGGGATTCGCGTTTGTCCACCCCCTGCAGAATCCGGAAAGCATGCAAGGATGCCTCTCCCTGATGTACCATCTGCAGTCCTGGCTGGGCGAGATCAGCGGGTTGGCGGCGGTTTCCCTGCAGCCGGCGGCCGGCGCCCACGGCGAGCTGACCGGCGCGCTGATGATCCGCGCCTACCATCTCGACCGCGGCGAACGGAACCGCCGCCGGATGCTGATCCCCAACTCCGCCCACGGAACCAACCCCGCCTCGGTGTCGATGGCCGGGATGGAGGCGGTGGAGGTGCCGTCCGACCGGCGCGGCAACATCGACCTCGCCGAACTGCGCAAGGCGTGCGATTCCACCGTCGCCGGGCTGATGCTCACCAATCCGAACACCCTTGGATTGTTCGAGGAGAACGTGCTGGAGGTGGCTGACGCAGTCCACAACTGCGGCGGGCTGTTGTACGGAGACGGTGCCAACCTCAACCCGCTGCTCGGGATCGTCCGGCCGGGCGACCTCGGATTCGACGTGATGCATTTCAACCTGCACAAGACCTTCTCCACCCCGCACGGCGGCGGCGGTCCGGGCTCCGGCCCGGTGGGCGTATCCGAAAAACTGACCGAGTTCCTGCCCGCGCCGGTCGTTGCGATTCTCGATCCGGGCGGCGAGGAGGAACCCCCATTGTACGGATTTCGCGATCCGCAGAAGAGCATCGGCCGGATGCGCGCCTTCCACGGCAACTTCGGCGTCCTGGTCCGCGCCGCCGCCTACATCCGCATGCTCGGCGCCGAGGGGCTGCGGCGGGTGGCCGAGACCGCCGTCCTGAACGCCAACTACCTCCGAACCCTGCTGAAAGGCGCTTACGCCGTTCCCTACGACCGGATCTGCATGCACGAGTTCGTCGCCGAAGGGTGCTGGGCGGACGCGCCGGGGATCCGCGCGGTCGACGTCGCCAAGCGATTGATGGACTACGGCGTGCACCCCCCGACGGTGATGTTCCCGCTGATCGTGCACGACGCGCTGATGATCGAGCCGACCGAAACCGAGAGCAAGCAGACGCTCGACGCGTTCGCCGAGGCGATGAAGAAAATCGCCGCCGAGGCCCGGAGCGATCCGCAATTGCTGCACGAAGCCCCGCACCACGCGCCGGTCGGCCGCCTCGACGAAGTCCGCGCCGCCAAACAGCCGGTGTTGACGGGGAAGCTCTGA
- a CDS encoding ribose-phosphate pyrophosphokinase, with amino-acid sequence MASYNGIKLFAGRGSVDLAAAISKYIRIPLSGHDVMDFPNENVFLRLHSSVRGQDVYIIQTTSSPVNRNFMELLITLRTLKQDSADRVTAVVPYLCYTRSDKKDQPRVAITARLIADLIEAAGADRYIFLDLHAGQIQGFFSVRGDVLTTFPILSGYFSKKKKKMHEPVIVTADLGFAKKGRNFAASLGCSMAFIEKRRKGNKSLTEVLTVVGDVEDHDVVIVDDEIDTGGTICQAVKTVKEFGARDVYLSFVHPVLSGPAVERLAGLPVREFVTTDTIPIPAEKKALLGNRLVVLSVAPLLGEVIRRTHEGRSVGELFHE; translated from the coding sequence ATGGCAAGCTACAATGGGATCAAGCTCTTCGCCGGCCGCGGATCGGTGGACTTGGCCGCGGCGATCTCCAAATACATCCGCATTCCGCTCAGCGGCCACGACGTGATGGATTTTCCGAACGAGAACGTCTTCCTGCGCCTGCATTCCAGCGTGCGCGGCCAGGACGTCTACATCATCCAGACCACCTCCTCGCCGGTCAACCGCAACTTCATGGAGCTCCTGATCACCCTGCGCACGCTCAAGCAGGATTCGGCCGACCGCGTGACGGCCGTCGTTCCCTACCTGTGCTACACGCGCTCCGACAAGAAGGACCAGCCGCGGGTGGCGATCACCGCCCGGCTGATCGCGGATTTGATCGAAGCCGCCGGCGCGGACCGCTATATCTTCCTGGACCTGCACGCCGGGCAGATCCAGGGATTTTTCTCCGTGCGCGGCGACGTGCTGACCACCTTTCCGATCCTGAGCGGATATTTTTCCAAAAAGAAGAAGAAGATGCACGAACCGGTGATCGTCACCGCCGACCTGGGGTTCGCCAAGAAGGGCCGCAACTTCGCGGCCTCGCTCGGATGCAGCATGGCCTTCATAGAAAAGCGGCGCAAGGGCAACAAATCGCTGACCGAAGTGCTGACCGTGGTGGGGGACGTGGAGGACCACGACGTGGTGATCGTCGACGACGAGATCGACACCGGCGGGACGATCTGCCAGGCGGTGAAGACCGTCAAAGAATTCGGCGCCCGCGACGTTTATCTGTCGTTCGTCCACCCGGTCCTTTCCGGTCCGGCCGTTGAACGGCTGGCCGGCCTGCCGGTCCGCGAGTTCGTCACCACCGACACCATTCCGATCCCGGCGGAGAAGAAGGCCCTGCTCGGAAACCGGCTGGTGGTGCTCTCGGTCGCCCCGCTGTTGGGCGAGGTGATCCGCCGCACGCACGAAGGGCGGAGCGTGGGCGAGCTGTTTCATGAGTGA